GAAGGATGCTCTCTCACCCAAGTCGCTATACGTCCTCCATGATAATAGTCGACCTTTACGTCAAGGCCTCCGATCGCTTTCTTCATTTCAACGATCCTATTGTTATACTCCTTTGACGTTAAGCTATGTCGAGATACGATAACATAGGCACCCTGGTCTCCCGCGAGATCCACTATAGATTCTCGAAGTTTTCCTAGCGGCTTCATTTCTTTGAGAATCAATGCAGGTGTCATATTTGTGACTTTGCTTTGAAATATAGTATGTGGCCGGACAATGTAACTATCTACCGACAACAGGACGTCAGAGGCTATTAAAATATCAATTCCTCGATCAGGGGCGTCTTGGTGCCCTCCCCATTGAACTGCCTTTGTTGGAATTCCATACTTTCGATACTCCGCTTCACACAAAAGCCCAATCAAGCTTCTCAATTCTCCGTCTTCCAGTGCGGCAATATCCTTATCCGTTATTTCTAGCAATTCGCTCATATTATAAATCTTTCTCGGCAAATACTCAGTTTGGCTTGAATCGGCTATCATTATTAAATAAACACTTACAGATTAGCAAGCATGTCATCTTTATAAATCGACGTATAGGCTAACAGCCCCAAAATAACAAAACACCCCAAAACTTGATATCCATAGTTGTCAGGAGTTACAAAAAAAGTCCAGTTTAATAGTGTATATAAAGTAATTACACCAAAGAATGTTAGCACTGTTAAATCCTTGGTTGCTTGTTTCACTAGTTCCAAATCTTTTATTCGACTTACACCAACAATTCGACAGCTCGGGTCGATTTCTGCATTATCACCGTCATAAATCACTTTTACCCCAAAAGTGTCTTTTGAATTCAAAAGTGTGGGGTTAATAATGATCGATTTATTTTCGATTGAAAACTGAACTTTGAGGTTCTTTGGATTCAACGCCTTTATTTCGCAATCAAGAATTCGAAGATTGCCAACGAGCTTTATTTCAATGGCCTCATGAAAGTCTTCACTTTTGATTGGTAGGAAACCATAATTCTTGATTTTTACTGATGCGACCCTAAGCGATTTGACGACAGTATCTTTGTAAGAAATTGATAATTGGTTTGTAAACCCTAAGTCTTCCTCAAATACAGATTCGGAGAATTGCACAAGATAACCAAGCTTCTTTTTTCGGAGTTGCACAAGCGCTATAATTAACCCGATTATAGTAAGGATGACAGATACGCCCTGCCACCAAGGCTTGGCAAGAATGTCGCTAATCTGATCCATTTTGAGATTTGTAGTTAGGGTTCACATTTTTACTTGCAATATATTCAGAGATTAATTATTCTCAGTATTAAACCTACCACCGCCGAGTGTCTATGCGTCAGAATGATTTACTGCATTGACCTTGCAGCGGTAAAACCAAGCCATAGGATCAGCGCTTACCCAACGGCACCGTCGGCCCCCTCCCCCCACCGTCCAAAATTGAACACTCCCCTCCCTTTCCGAACAGCAAAGCCCTTAAAAACGCTTAAAAAGCCCCTTCCAAGCCTGGCGCGCATTTATACCATAAAATATAAACTAATCATTATGGGATGCGCAGGACGTATTTGGGATAGTTTGAAGAGCTTGTTCTACTCATGATCGCAATCCTTGAGGGGGGACGCGTATGGTGTTACCGTATCTCAGGAGATCGAGCAGCATACGGGCAGGGTCGTCACTTCCGGTGCGGTTCATATTACATTGCTCAGCCTCGAAGAAAAGGAGTTGTGACACCCGCGCTCGCCACCTATTCTTATATTTTTTGTGTAAATTAGGATTGTCTTGCGGGATCACATTTGGCACTATGGGCGACCTTAAGGCTAAAATATCGCAGGATGGCGTCCCTCTTCCGTCACCAAAAATTTTAAGATTATGGAGAATAAATCAGCCGTGTTCGTCAGAAACACTTCGCCAGGGCTATTATTGATAGCCTTTTTTATGGTTGCTCTATTTCTACCAGGCCATAGTTCAGCCCAACAAAGGAACGCTGATTCAATATCTACAGTCAGAAAGGACACTTTGGTAGGGAACGGCGAAAGAGAAGACTCCCGGGGTCCGAACATTGCTGCTGACACTGCTATTACCTTACCCAGGCAGGGATATTACAAATCAGTGAAATTATCGGCATTCCAGCATGAAATCACCAACTGGCAACCGGGTGAGCTGGCTACTAACAAACAATTGTTTCAAAGCAATTTTGTTGTTTGTACAGTCTTCGGCATCATTACCGCCATCGCCGGCCCAGCTTTGTTCATTAGTGGTTATAAAAACTATGATATATGGAATTCCAACAAGACAGCAGCGCAAATAACAGGCGGCCTTTTGATTAGTGGCGCATCCATTCCTTTGTTTATATTCGCAATCAGGAACCGAAAAAAATCAAAATTAATTAAGATGGAGCTGAAACGCAGGACAGCACAAAATTAGATTTGTAGTTGCGGATTCCGCCCCCTCCTCCCCACACGTCCAAAACCGAACACCCCCGTCCCTTTCCGAACATCAAAAACCTCTCAAAAACGCTCAGAAAGCTGTTTCTAAGCCTGGCATGCATTTATACTATAAAATATAAACTAATCATTTTTCGGGATGCGCAGGACGTATTTGGGGGAGTTTGAAGAGCTTGTTCTACTCATGATCGCAATTCTTGATGGGGATGCGTATGGTGTTACCGTGTCTCAGGAGATCGAGCAGCATACGGGTAGGGTCGTCACTTTCGGTGCGGTTCATAATACATTGATCCGCCTGGAAGAAAAGGGATTTGTAACGTCGGAGCTCGGCGGGGCTACTACGGAGCGTGGCGGGAGGCGGAAACGGCTTTTTAAGATGACAAACCTCGGGAGAAGCGCGCTGGCCGATATCCAGCAGCTGCGCAACAAGCTTTGGAAACTGATGCCCGATCCCACATTAAAGCTGAGCGGGATATGAACACACCACAACCGCCGCAATGGGCAAAAACGCTGCTTCGCTGGCTGCACCCCGAAAATACGATTGAAGAAGTGGAAGGTGACCTGGACGAGCTGTATGCGTATACCTATAAACGCACCGGAAAAAGACAGGCTGTGCTGCGTTACCTGCTGAATGTCGTCACGGTGCTGCCGCCATTTGTGCGCCGGCGTGGTAGCAAAACGAAATATAATCAACCATTTTCTCTTAGCCCTGATATGTTAAAAAACTATTTCAAAATCGCCTGGCGGAACATTGTCCGTCAAAAAGCTTATTCGATACTGAACATTGCGGGCTTATCCATCGGCATGGCTTGCAGCATTCTGATCCTTTTGTGGGTGCAGAACGAACTGAGTTACGACCGCTTCCACACCCGCGCCAACCAGCTGTTTCGCCTCACATGCAGTGCAGGCGACTTCAAAGCGGCCGTCAGCCCGGCTGGAATGGCCAGGGGCTTGCAGGCGCAGCTTCCGCAGGTCAAAGGCGGGGTAAGGATGAGCAAACCGAGCCCGATGCTGTTTGAAGTGGGAGAAAAAAAGGTGGAAGAAAAGCGCGTATTCTATGCCGATTCCAACTTCCTGGAAGTGTTCTCATTCCCGCTGCTGGCTGGCAATGTCGCTACGGCCCTGAGCGACCCCGGAGCGATATTGATCACCGAAGAAACGGCCAAAAAGTATTACGGCACGGCCGACGCCGTGGGCAAGACGGTGCGCATCAACAACCACGACAACTTTACCATTGCCGGCGTGCTGGCCAATACGCCGTCCAATTCGCATTTGCAGTTCGACGCGATCATTCCCATGAAAACGATGGCCAGCTGGAACTGGGATTTGAAAAACGACACCTGGGGCAATTTCAACTTTTACACCTACCTCGAACTCGACGAAAAGACGGCCGCATCTGCCCCCGCCCAGCAGAAACTCCTGCAACAAATAGGCAAAATGTTCAAGGAACACGGCGAGGAGATTAAAATCGACTTCCAGCTGCAACCGCTAACGGACATCCACCTGCATTCCAACTTGCAGATTGACGTTCCCGGACATGGTAACATTCAGTATGTCAATGTTTTCTTTATCGTCGCGCTATTCATTCTGGCGGTGGCGTGCATTAATTTCATGAACCTGGCCACGGCACGCTCCGAGCGCCGGGCTAAGGAAGTGGGCCTGCGCAAGGTGGTAGGCGCCAATCGCTACCAGCTGGTGTTCCAGTTCCTGGGCGAATCGCTCCTGTTTTCGTTCCTCTCGCTGGTGATCGCGATCGGGATCGTGTACCTGCTGCTACCCGTGTTCACGATGCTAACCGAGAAAACGCTCGCCATTCATTTGCTGGATGGAAAGCTGCTGATGAGCCTGCTAGGTATTGCGGTATTGACCGGCCTGGTTTCGGGCAGCTATCCGGCATTGTTCCTCTCGGGTTTTGCGCCTGTGAAGGTGCTGAAAGGCAAAATGAGGGTCGCGGGGGGCAATTTGCTTTTCCGGAATGCGCTCGTGGTGACACAGTTCGTGGTCGCCATTGTGCTGCTGGTGGGCACTGCGGTAGTTTATAAACAACTCGATTTTATCAAAAAACGAAACCTCGGCTTCGACAAGTCCAACCTGCTTTACCTGCCTATGACGGGCGAGCTGGGAGAAAAACGACAGGCATTGAAGGCGTCACTGGCGCAAAACCCGCTGACGGAGAACTTCACCGTCATTTCAGATCTGCCCACAAAGCTCGAATCCGGGACAGTCGACGTTGTTTGGGACGGACAAACCACCCGTAACCAGGTGGTGTTCCCGTCGCTGGACGTGGATGAAAATTTCGTTAAAGTCTTCAAATCGCAGGTACTGGCAGGCCGCAGCTTCGACAAAGCGTTTTCGGGCGACAGTTCCAATTATATGATCAATGAAAAGGCGATGCAGATCATGGGTATGAACACCAATAATGCGGTAGGACAGCCGCTGACTTTCGGCGATACCAAAGGAACGATCATTGGGGTTGTGAAGGATTTCCATTTCAAATCGCTGCAGTATGCAATGGAGCCGCTGATCCTGCGCCTCAACAAATGGGGCGGCGTGGTGATGGTCCGCACCACGGCGGGCAATAACGAGCAGACGATCAAAGCATTGGAAAAGATCAACGCACGGCTCAACCCGGCATTCCCTTTCACATTCGGCTTTCTGGGTAAGGACCTGGATAATCTGTACCGCAGCGAGCAGCAAATGGGAAGCATTTTCAATTTGTTTGCGGGCCTGGCCATTTTCATTTCCTGCCTGGGCTTGTACGGCCTGTCCGCCTTCATGGCCGAGCAGCGCACGAAGGAAATAGGTGTACGCAAAGTGCTGGGCGCCACCGTCGCCGGGGTCGTAAGTTTGCTGTCACAGGATTTTATGAAACTGATATTGATAGCCATCGTCATAGCATCACCCATTGCCTGGTATGCCATGAATAAATGGCTGCAAGGCTTTGCCTACCAAACGACCCTTGAATGGTGGATTATCGCCCTGGCCGCCGTACTGGCCGCCGGCATTGCATTGTTTACGATCAGTTTTCAGAGTATCAAAGCTGCGCTGATGAACCCCGTGACGAGCTTGCGGAGTGAATGAGGTTGCCGCGGAGCCCCGGCGATGAAGGAACTGGTCACGACTGCAATTCGCCGACGATATGGTTGATAGCGCGCGCCGTTAAAGCCATATAAGTAAGGGATGGATTTTGCGTGCTGGTCGATGTCATGCAGGCTCCATCAGTCACTAATACATTGGGGCATGTGTGCAGCTGGTTCCATTCATTGAGCAGTGAAGTTTTAGGATCTCTGCCCATTCGAACACCGCCCATTTCATGAATGTCCAGACCGGGAGCACCCTTATCATCCGTCCTTTTAATGTTCTTAATTCCGGCGGCAGTATACATTTCTTCCATTTGATCATGATAATCCTGAATCATCAGCTCATCGTTGTCATCATATTTGATCGAAATTTTTAGTAATGGAATTCCCCACCGGTCTTTTTTTGTACTATCCAACTGAACACGATTGGATTCCTTGGGG
The genomic region above belongs to Dyadobacter pollutisoli and contains:
- a CDS encoding PadR family transcriptional regulator, whose protein sequence is MRRTYLGEFEELVLLMIAILDGDAYGVTVSQEIEQHTGRVVTFGAVHNTLIRLEEKGFVTSELGGATTERGGRRKRLFKMTNLGRSALADIQQLRNKLWKLMPDPTLKLSGI
- a CDS encoding ABC transporter permease, giving the protein MNTPQPPQWAKTLLRWLHPENTIEEVEGDLDELYAYTYKRTGKRQAVLRYLLNVVTVLPPFVRRRGSKTKYNQPFSLSPDMLKNYFKIAWRNIVRQKAYSILNIAGLSIGMACSILILLWVQNELSYDRFHTRANQLFRLTCSAGDFKAAVSPAGMARGLQAQLPQVKGGVRMSKPSPMLFEVGEKKVEEKRVFYADSNFLEVFSFPLLAGNVATALSDPGAILITEETAKKYYGTADAVGKTVRINNHDNFTIAGVLANTPSNSHLQFDAIIPMKTMASWNWDLKNDTWGNFNFYTYLELDEKTAASAPAQQKLLQQIGKMFKEHGEEIKIDFQLQPLTDIHLHSNLQIDVPGHGNIQYVNVFFIVALFILAVACINFMNLATARSERRAKEVGLRKVVGANRYQLVFQFLGESLLFSFLSLVIAIGIVYLLLPVFTMLTEKTLAIHLLDGKLLMSLLGIAVLTGLVSGSYPALFLSGFAPVKVLKGKMRVAGGNLLFRNALVVTQFVVAIVLLVGTAVVYKQLDFIKKRNLGFDKSNLLYLPMTGELGEKRQALKASLAQNPLTENFTVISDLPTKLESGTVDVVWDGQTTRNQVVFPSLDVDENFVKVFKSQVLAGRSFDKAFSGDSSNYMINEKAMQIMGMNTNNAVGQPLTFGDTKGTIIGVVKDFHFKSLQYAMEPLILRLNKWGGVVMVRTTAGNNEQTIKALEKINARLNPAFPFTFGFLGKDLDNLYRSEQQMGSIFNLFAGLAIFISCLGLYGLSAFMAEQRTKEIGVRKVLGATVAGVVSLLSQDFMKLILIAIVIASPIAWYAMNKWLQGFAYQTTLEWWIIALAAVLAAGIALFTISFQSIKAALMNPVTSLRSE